Proteins from a genomic interval of Desulfovibrio piger:
- a CDS encoding DVU_1553 family AMP-dependent CoA ligase, whose amino-acid sequence MTASDPRSPAKARSTGQAPSLLPPAVRQALEHPGPFALGLDAWLAAECGATHPQELAAAVRARQLELLNADLCHMALHSPLYRQRLAGVGRWSAAGLRPLHDLSELAELPFTTADDLRPGEALLCVSRDEVARMVTVSTSGSTGVPKRLAFSDAELARTRDFFAVGMAQMVTAGQHVAVLLPGAHRPRGITDLLAGSLAPQGVCVTACMDLADLLLCVPEQAPEGAAVRLAAVRAAWQALAATAPAGLGLVLLPRQMACLWRAFPQTPPGLCAALCAADWLDPGLRRQVEQGWDCLVLDHYGSTESAFAGAVQCRCREGRHVRALDLLLEIVHPVTGKVLPAGETGELVITTLQRRAMPLLRYRTGDMASLLDGPCACGSPLPRLGPVLGRIEYAGQGFRVTHPRKGGSEERRSCTITL is encoded by the coding sequence ATGACGGCATCTGATCCGCGTTCCCCGGCAAAGGCACGGAGTACGGGGCAAGCGCCGTCGCTCCTGCCCCCGGCCGTCCGGCAGGCCCTGGAACATCCCGGGCCTTTCGCGCTGGGGCTGGATGCCTGGCTGGCGGCGGAGTGCGGCGCGACGCACCCCCAAGAACTGGCCGCCGCCGTGCGGGCACGCCAGCTGGAGCTGCTCAATGCCGATCTTTGCCATATGGCGCTGCACAGTCCTTTGTACCGGCAACGTCTGGCCGGGGTCGGGCGCTGGTCCGCGGCAGGTCTTCGTCCTTTGCATGATCTTTCCGAGCTGGCGGAACTGCCGTTCACCACGGCCGACGATCTGCGCCCCGGCGAGGCGCTGCTCTGTGTCTCGCGTGACGAGGTGGCGCGCATGGTCACGGTGAGCACCTCCGGCAGTACGGGCGTGCCCAAACGGCTGGCCTTCAGCGATGCCGAGCTGGCGCGCACACGGGACTTCTTTGCCGTGGGCATGGCCCAGATGGTCACGGCAGGGCAGCACGTGGCCGTGCTGTTGCCGGGCGCCCACCGCCCGCGGGGCATCACGGATCTGCTGGCCGGGAGCCTGGCGCCGCAGGGCGTGTGCGTGACGGCCTGCATGGATCTGGCCGACCTGCTGCTGTGCGTGCCGGAGCAGGCCCCGGAAGGAGCGGCGGTCCGTCTGGCGGCTGTCCGTGCCGCCTGGCAGGCGCTTGCGGCCACCGCTCCCGCCGGTCTGGGGCTCGTGCTGCTGCCCCGCCAGATGGCGTGCCTGTGGCGGGCCTTTCCCCAGACGCCGCCGGGCCTGTGTGCCGCCCTGTGCGCTGCCGACTGGCTGGATCCCGGTCTGCGCCGTCAGGTGGAGCAGGGCTGGGATTGCCTTGTGCTGGATCATTACGGCTCCACGGAGAGCGCCTTTGCCGGGGCCGTGCAGTGCCGCTGCCGTGAAGGGCGGCATGTGCGGGCCCTGGACCTGCTGCTGGAGATAGTCCATCCTGTGACGGGCAAGGTCCTGCCGGCGGGCGAGACCGGGGAGCTGGTCATCACCACCTTGCAGCGGCGGGCCATGCCCTTGTTGCGTTACCGTACGGGCGACATGGCCAGCCTGCTGGACGGGCCCTGTGCCTGCGGCAGTCCGTTGCCGCGTCTGGGGCCGGTGCTGGGGCGCATCGAGTATGCCGGACAGGGATTTCGAGTGACGCATCCCCGCAAAGGGGGGAGCGAGGAGAGGAGGTCATGCACCATTACGCTTTGA
- a CDS encoding histidine phosphatase family protein: protein MAGLWLLRHGSLPPNPERRFVGARDIALTAAGREQIRQAARALLAECGAANGLPPFGAAATGQGRHAWTAVAEAAERGALREGESGRYGPFLPRYIICSDLGRCRESARLVQEVFHARGHAIDIFPDAGLREISLGLWEGLTVAEVESRWPGSHAARGADMAGFAPPQGESFAAVQARAVACVERWQARYPDECLLLVSHAGVLRSLLCHWLALPLAEVMRVPQHYACRIWLSGQEF, encoded by the coding sequence ATGGCCGGGCTCTGGCTGTTGCGTCACGGTTCTTTGCCGCCCAATCCTGAGCGGCGTTTCGTGGGCGCACGCGACATCGCCCTTACCGCTGCGGGGCGGGAGCAGATACGGCAGGCCGCCCGGGCCCTGCTGGCGGAATGCGGTGCGGCAAACGGACTGCCGCCCTTTGGTGCCGCAGCCACCGGGCAGGGCAGACATGCGTGGACGGCGGTGGCAGAGGCGGCGGAGAGAGGGGCGCTACGGGAAGGGGAGAGCGGCCGGTATGGGCCCTTCCTGCCCCGGTACATCATCTGCTCGGATCTGGGGCGCTGCCGGGAAAGTGCACGGCTGGTGCAGGAAGTCTTCCATGCCCGGGGCCATGCCATAGATATTTTTCCCGATGCGGGACTGCGCGAGATATCGCTGGGGCTGTGGGAAGGGCTGACCGTGGCCGAAGTGGAAAGCCGCTGGCCGGGCAGCCATGCGGCACGCGGGGCAGACATGGCGGGCTTTGCGCCGCCGCAGGGAGAGAGCTTCGCCGCCGTGCAGGCCCGTGCCGTGGCCTGTGTGGAACGCTGGCAGGCCCGGTATCCTGATGAATGTTTGCTGCTGGTCAGCCACGCGGGCGTGCTGCGTAGCCTGTTGTGCCATTGGCTGGCCCTGCCGCTGGCCGAAGTGATGCGCGTCCCCCAGCATTATGCCTGCCGTATCTGGCTGTCGGGACAGGAATTTTAG
- the modB gene encoding molybdate ABC transporter permease subunit, protein MEYLVPTDLARPLLLSLRVAGIATALSFLAALFVAWRLARRRGPLPALLDALCTLPLVLPPTVLGYYLILVVGRNGLLGPALRDLGLQLIFSWQGAVVAATVVVFPLLYKSARAALEQVDPHLENAARTLGASELRILLTVSLPLAWKGIFAGLMLAFARGMGEFGATLMVAGNIPGKTQTLALAIYDAFQAGNDALATLLVLVTSGLCVTLLMAAEVLVKYKRRRRSA, encoded by the coding sequence ATGGAATACCTTGTCCCTACCGATCTTGCCCGGCCGCTCCTGCTTTCGCTGCGGGTGGCGGGCATCGCGACCGCGCTCTCCTTTCTGGCCGCGCTTTTCGTGGCCTGGCGTCTGGCCCGTCGCCGCGGCCCCCTGCCGGCCCTGCTGGATGCCCTGTGTACGCTGCCCCTTGTCCTGCCGCCCACGGTGCTGGGCTATTACCTGATCCTCGTCGTGGGCCGTAACGGCCTGCTGGGCCCGGCGCTGCGGGATCTTGGCCTGCAGCTCATCTTTTCCTGGCAGGGGGCGGTGGTGGCCGCCACCGTGGTGGTCTTCCCGCTGCTCTACAAATCCGCGCGAGCGGCCCTGGAACAGGTGGACCCGCATTTGGAGAACGCCGCGCGCACTCTGGGGGCCTCGGAGCTGCGCATCCTGCTGACCGTTTCCCTGCCGCTGGCCTGGAAGGGCATCTTTGCCGGGCTCATGCTGGCCTTTGCCCGCGGCATGGGCGAATTCGGCGCGACCCTGATGGTGGCGGGCAACATCCCCGGCAAGACGCAGACCCTGGCCCTGGCCATCTACGATGCCTTCCAGGCGGGCAATGACGCCCTGGCCACCCTGCTGGTGCTGGTGACGTCCGGGTTGTGCGTGACCCTGCTCATGGCCGCCGAAGTGCTGGTCAAATACAAAAGAAGGCGGCGCAGCGCATGA
- a CDS encoding TOBE domain-containing protein — translation MVFAQKREKLSTLLHSLETEDRKWLQQKLMRQDTASLLRDEKGLSDQELLAAESWYWQQYAESTSMRARRAHARLWCIFMLLRYGGLRLVEALALELGHMDWGSGIIHIQGEHARQVPLPATHCRRLRQMMEDPALFTPSGALLHCDASYVRRSLQQCGNACGLPAGLLSARSLRQTRILELVRQGLPAPVADMFAGRNRRQQSGSIRYNLKAAQTLLREHVQRTSGLRTSARNVFHGRIEHLRASGIIVTVVLCTAGGLRVTAMITDESCKSLGLSKDMLVTASIKAPWIIIEPDQGQDKPPVATRNCFRGTVERVRQDEMLAEILVNLPDGSQACALHVRGESPIPPVGSSVWVIFKALSVILTLD, via the coding sequence ATGGTTTTCGCACAAAAACGTGAAAAACTTAGCACTTTACTGCACAGTCTGGAGACGGAAGACAGGAAATGGCTGCAGCAGAAGCTCATGCGCCAGGATACTGCCAGCCTGCTGCGTGACGAAAAAGGCCTGAGCGATCAGGAACTGCTGGCCGCCGAATCCTGGTACTGGCAGCAGTACGCCGAATCGACCAGCATGCGGGCACGCCGGGCCCATGCCCGCCTGTGGTGCATCTTCATGCTCTTGCGTTATGGCGGTCTGCGCCTGGTGGAGGCCCTTGCTCTGGAACTGGGGCACATGGACTGGGGCTCCGGGATCATCCACATCCAGGGGGAACATGCCCGGCAGGTCCCCCTGCCCGCCACCCATTGCCGCCGTCTGCGCCAGATGATGGAAGACCCCGCCCTGTTCACGCCCAGCGGCGCCCTGCTCCACTGCGATGCCAGCTATGTGCGGCGCAGCCTGCAGCAGTGCGGCAATGCCTGCGGCCTGCCCGCGGGCCTGCTCAGTGCCCGCAGCCTGCGCCAGACCCGCATCCTCGAGCTGGTCCGCCAGGGCCTGCCCGCCCCTGTGGCCGACATGTTCGCCGGGCGCAACCGCCGTCAGCAGTCCGGCAGCATCCGCTACAACCTCAAGGCCGCGCAGACCCTGCTGCGTGAACATGTCCAGCGCACCAGCGGGCTGCGTACCAGCGCCCGAAACGTCTTCCACGGCCGCATCGAACATTTGCGGGCCTCGGGCATCATCGTCACCGTGGTCCTGTGCACGGCGGGCGGCCTGCGCGTCACGGCCATGATCACGGACGAAAGCTGCAAGAGCCTGGGGCTTTCCAAGGACATGCTGGTCACCGCCAGCATCAAGGCCCCCTGGATCATCATCGAGCCCGACCAGGGCCAGGACAAGCCCCCCGTGGCCACACGCAACTGCTTCCGGGGCACGGTGGAACGCGTGCGCCAGGACGAGATGCTGGCCGAGATCCTGGTCAACCTGCCTGACGGCAGCCAGGCCTGCGCCCTGCATGTACGCGGTGAAAGCCCCATCCCGCCGGTGGGCAGCAGCGTCTGGGTCATCTTCAAGGCCCTGTCCGTCATCCTGACCCTGGATTAG
- the trsS gene encoding radical SAM (seleno)protein TrsS yields MPEVDVEILHETQSLCPVCLRRLDARYVRRGQSILLERTCPEHGTFAVDIWHERTEEDVTPPRFDGWSRPKTPSYPREPRTAVRHGCPYDCGLCPAHAQHTCTGLVEVTLRCNMACPICYAAAGGAVPDDPSPETVAFQLDSLRRASPGCNVQLSGGEPTVRDDLPAIIRMARERGFGLLQVNSNGLRLGLEAGYARKLREAGLDSVYLQWDSPDLEGCLPLRGTVALPDGLDLLAVKRRAVEQCTAAGLGVVLVATVARGVNDDRLGALLRLALELGPGVRGLHIQPVARFGRYPGRLEDGLRFTLSDVMAALCRQVPQWLRMEHFHPPGCEHSLCSFSSLYAREKAADGSPSLRWLPDAARSCCGPAVDKVPVPAAEGARKSRQFVASHWRGDDSPRDGGKAALADDFGRFLARAGAEQRFTLSCMAFQDALSLDVERVRGCCIHVVRPDGRMIPFCLHNLTSTEGRMLYPQRLACGEEGHDGI; encoded by the coding sequence ATGCCTGAGGTGGACGTGGAGATATTGCACGAGACCCAGAGCCTGTGCCCTGTCTGCCTGCGACGGCTGGATGCCCGGTATGTGCGGCGGGGGCAGAGCATCCTGCTGGAGCGTACCTGCCCGGAACACGGCACCTTTGCCGTGGACATCTGGCACGAACGGACGGAAGAGGACGTCACGCCGCCGCGTTTCGACGGCTGGTCACGGCCCAAAACGCCGTCGTACCCGCGTGAACCGCGCACAGCTGTCCGGCACGGCTGCCCCTATGATTGCGGTCTGTGTCCGGCCCATGCCCAGCATACCTGCACGGGCCTGGTGGAAGTGACCCTGCGCTGCAACATGGCCTGCCCCATCTGCTATGCGGCGGCCGGCGGGGCCGTGCCCGACGATCCTTCGCCGGAGACCGTGGCCTTCCAGCTGGACAGCCTGCGCCGGGCCTCGCCGGGCTGCAATGTCCAGCTTTCCGGCGGCGAGCCCACAGTGCGCGACGATCTGCCCGCCATCATCCGCATGGCGCGGGAACGGGGCTTCGGCCTGTTGCAGGTCAACAGCAACGGTCTGCGTCTGGGGCTGGAAGCGGGCTATGCCCGAAAGCTGCGCGAGGCCGGGCTGGATTCCGTCTATCTGCAATGGGACAGTCCCGATCTGGAGGGCTGTCTGCCTTTGCGGGGGACCGTGGCCCTGCCCGATGGTCTGGATCTGCTGGCGGTCAAGCGCCGGGCCGTGGAGCAGTGCACGGCCGCCGGTCTGGGCGTGGTGCTGGTGGCCACCGTGGCCCGGGGCGTCAATGATGACCGTCTGGGGGCCCTGCTGCGTCTGGCGCTGGAGCTGGGCCCCGGCGTGCGCGGCCTGCATATCCAGCCCGTGGCCCGTTTCGGTCGCTATCCCGGACGGCTGGAAGACGGCCTCCGCTTCACCCTCAGCGATGTGATGGCCGCCCTGTGCCGTCAGGTCCCGCAGTGGCTGCGCATGGAGCATTTCCACCCGCCGGGCTGCGAGCATTCCCTTTGCTCCTTCAGTTCGCTCTACGCGCGGGAAAAGGCGGCGGACGGCAGCCCATCCCTGCGCTGGCTGCCTGATGCGGCCCGCTCCTGCTGCGGTCCTGCCGTGGACAAGGTGCCGGTCCCGGCGGCCGAAGGGGCGCGCAAGTCCCGGCAGTTCGTGGCCAGTCACTGGCGCGGTGACGACAGTCCCCGGGACGGGGGCAAGGCGGCGCTGGCCGATGACTTCGGCCGCTTTCTGGCCCGTGCCGGGGCCGAACAGCGCTTCACCCTTTCCTGCATGGCTTTTCAGGATGCGCTCTCTCTGGACGTGGAGCGGGTGCGCGGCTGCTGCATCCATGTGGTGCGCCCCGATGGCCGCATGATCCCCTTCTGCCTCCACAACCTTACGTCCACGGAAGGCCGGATGCTCTATCCGCAGCGTCTGGCTTGCGGGGAGGAAGGCCATGACGGCATCTGA
- the modA gene encoding molybdate ABC transporter substrate-binding protein yields the protein MLFERVLSACTKSVSLAVAALVLALGCGQAVTASAGEMTVSAAASLTNAFAELKTAFEKSHQGLTVHTNFAASNPLLKQMQEGAPVDVFASADQETMDKAQKAQLIKPESRKNFVSNTVVLIVPAQGKKFGSLAELKKAQRIAVGSPESVPMGRYTRDALKSAGLWETLQPSFIYGNSVRQVLDYVARGEVDAGIVYATDAKQRADKVDVCLTLTGHKPVTYPIAVATTGSNAAMGQAFVDFALSPEGQAILARYGFSKP from the coding sequence ATGTTGTTTGAACGAGTGCTTTCCGCCTGTACCAAAAGCGTGTCTCTGGCCGTGGCCGCCCTTGTCCTCGCCCTCGGTTGCGGGCAGGCCGTGACGGCGTCCGCCGGGGAGATGACCGTTTCCGCGGCGGCCAGCCTGACCAATGCCTTTGCCGAACTCAAGACCGCGTTCGAAAAGTCCCATCAGGGCCTGACCGTGCATACCAATTTTGCCGCCTCCAACCCGCTGCTCAAGCAGATGCAGGAAGGGGCCCCGGTGGACGTGTTCGCCTCCGCCGACCAGGAGACCATGGACAAGGCCCAGAAAGCCCAGCTCATCAAGCCTGAAAGCCGCAAGAATTTCGTCAGCAATACCGTCGTCCTCATCGTGCCCGCCCAGGGCAAGAAGTTCGGCAGCCTTGCCGAGCTCAAGAAGGCCCAGCGCATCGCCGTGGGTTCGCCCGAAAGCGTGCCGATGGGCCGTTATACGCGTGACGCCCTGAAGAGCGCCGGACTCTGGGAGACCCTCCAGCCCTCCTTCATCTACGGCAACAGCGTGCGGCAGGTCCTGGATTACGTGGCCCGTGGTGAAGTCGATGCCGGCATCGTCTACGCCACCGACGCCAAGCAGCGCGCCGACAAGGTCGATGTCTGCCTGACGCTCACGGGCCATAAGCCTGTCACCTATCCCATTGCCGTAGCCACCACCGGCAGCAATGCTGCCATGGGCCAGGCTTTCGTGGACTTCGCCCTTTCCCCCGAAGGACAGGCGATCCTGGCCCGTTACGGCTTCTCCAAGCCGTAG
- a CDS encoding DVU_1557 family redox protein: MSIGPNYEPDGGSWTCGRCGCPLEQGKVQVFYLNSAFDVMLPRCPQCGLTMVPKSLAEGKMLEVEALLEDK, from the coding sequence ATGAGTATCGGTCCCAATTATGAACCGGATGGCGGCAGCTGGACGTGCGGCCGCTGTGGCTGCCCGCTGGAACAGGGCAAGGTGCAGGTCTTTTACCTCAACAGCGCTTTTGACGTCATGCTGCCGCGCTGTCCGCAATGCGGGCTGACCATGGTGCCCAAGTCACTGGCCGAGGGCAAGATGCTGGAAGTGGAAGCCCTGCTGGAAGACAAGTGA
- the trsM gene encoding DVU_1556 family methyltransferase, translating to MSQLYTRPEFRRIAGEHWRPGGTEITDRLLALGRRWHDAGAEGRILDVGCGPGGSVRHLRQQGRQVWGLDTVLRPQWRTEAPPVTGERPYLVADACAGLPLRDGVLDMILCECVLSVLPDPAAFLQEARRVLRPGGLLACSDLYRRGEENILAPQPAGCASGARSRAGWTALCEGAGFTVRHFEDASPALARLAAALVWYGDKRSLREWGLCGPGCGGAASRPGYALWIAQKEE from the coding sequence GTGAGCCAGCTCTACACCCGGCCGGAATTCAGGCGCATCGCGGGCGAACACTGGCGGCCCGGCGGGACGGAGATCACGGACAGGCTGCTGGCCCTGGGGCGGCGCTGGCATGATGCCGGGGCGGAAGGCCGTATCCTGGACGTGGGCTGCGGGCCCGGCGGCAGTGTGCGCCATCTGCGGCAGCAGGGGCGGCAGGTCTGGGGCCTGGATACCGTGCTGCGTCCCCAGTGGCGGACGGAAGCTCCGCCTGTGACCGGGGAACGGCCGTATCTGGTGGCCGATGCCTGCGCTGGCCTGCCCCTGCGGGACGGTGTGCTGGATATGATATTGTGTGAATGCGTGCTGTCCGTATTGCCGGACCCCGCCGCCTTTCTGCAGGAGGCCCGGCGCGTCTTGCGGCCGGGCGGTTTGCTGGCGTGCAGTGATCTGTACCGGCGTGGAGAAGAGAACATCCTTGCTCCACAGCCCGCCGGCTGTGCGTCCGGGGCCCGTTCCCGTGCGGGCTGGACGGCGCTGTGCGAAGGGGCGGGCTTCACCGTCCGGCATTTCGAGGATGCCAGCCCGGCCCTGGCCCGTCTGGCCGCGGCGCTGGTCTGGTATGGCGACAAGCGGAGCCTGCGGGAATGGGGCCTGTGCGGGCCCGGCTGCGGCGGAGCGGCATCCCGGCCCGGCTATGCGCTCTGGATCGCGCAAAAGGAGGAATGA
- a CDS encoding DVU_1555 family C-GCAxxG-C-C protein, which produces MHPLMMDLLPLVRQGYCCSQLLVQLLVQAQGREVPDLVRALHGLCHGIGQSDGPCGLLTGGACVLALLAGKGAEGEEPHPMLVPLLNDYASWFYERTAAYGGHSCEQVALGLGARTAAGAEPDPVACGDLLAECWEKILELIQNYDLDFMAHA; this is translated from the coding sequence ATGCATCCCCTGATGATGGATCTTTTGCCGCTGGTGCGGCAGGGCTATTGCTGCAGCCAGCTGCTGGTGCAGCTTCTGGTGCAGGCCCAGGGCAGGGAAGTTCCGGATCTGGTGCGGGCCCTGCACGGCCTTTGTCACGGCATCGGCCAGTCCGACGGGCCCTGCGGCCTGCTCACGGGCGGTGCCTGTGTGCTGGCCCTGCTGGCGGGCAAAGGCGCGGAAGGCGAGGAGCCCCATCCCATGCTGGTCCCCCTGCTCAATGACTACGCCAGCTGGTTTTACGAGCGCACGGCGGCCTACGGCGGCCACTCCTGCGAGCAGGTGGCGCTGGGGCTGGGAGCGCGTACGGCGGCGGGCGCGGAGCCCGATCCCGTGGCCTGTGGCGACCTGCTGGCCGAATGCTGGGAAAAGATTTTGGAGCTGATCCAGAACTACGATCTGGATTTCATGGCCCATGCCTGA
- a CDS encoding DVU_1551 family NTP transferase — MHHYALMLAAGAASRMGRCKALLPLPFPDGDCCALERLARMYAFCGQRFVVTGHHAGLLEPVAPGWGLRAVRNPRPEDGMFSSICAGLQAVLEQARADGVEPEQGGVFVHPVDVPLTRRLTLLALLRTADAVPGTALQAAFCGEPGHPVYLPLSLVPAILAHDGREGLRGALASVPCRQVPVADAAMLLDMDTPEQYADLQDRAACHDALTRDEAEGLLLQAGVPERGLRHALAVGRVAEALCAALTEARGEKAPVETALALASGLTHDICKGVHGHEAAGGRLLARLGLARMAAIVAAHRDQSVPAEKKLGAHELVYLADKYCRGGIWVPVAQRFAQKLEEFGADPGARAGIEGRRDRALALERRLAVELGRDPAQLAREVLDTADIGTRAQMLDARRALWTPLCPLREDA, encoded by the coding sequence ATGCACCATTACGCTTTGATGCTGGCTGCCGGTGCGGCGTCCCGCATGGGGCGGTGCAAGGCCCTGCTGCCGCTGCCCTTCCCGGACGGGGACTGCTGCGCTCTGGAGCGTCTTGCCCGGATGTACGCTTTTTGCGGGCAGCGCTTCGTGGTTACCGGACATCATGCGGGGCTGCTGGAGCCGGTGGCACCCGGCTGGGGCCTGCGCGCTGTCCGTAATCCCCGCCCGGAAGACGGCATGTTCTCTTCCATCTGTGCGGGGCTCCAGGCCGTTCTGGAACAGGCCCGGGCGGATGGCGTGGAGCCGGAGCAGGGCGGCGTGTTCGTCCATCCTGTGGACGTGCCCCTGACCCGGCGCCTGACCCTGCTGGCCCTGCTGCGGACTGCGGACGCCGTGCCGGGGACAGCCCTGCAGGCGGCGTTCTGTGGCGAGCCGGGGCATCCCGTCTATCTGCCCCTTTCCCTCGTGCCCGCCATCCTTGCCCATGACGGTCGTGAAGGCCTGCGCGGTGCGCTGGCGTCTGTCCCCTGCCGTCAGGTGCCGGTGGCCGATGCCGCCATGCTGCTGGATATGGATACTCCCGAGCAGTACGCGGACCTGCAGGACAGGGCCGCCTGCCACGATGCCCTGACGCGGGACGAGGCCGAAGGCCTGCTGCTCCAGGCCGGTGTGCCGGAGCGGGGGCTGCGCCATGCGCTGGCCGTGGGCCGGGTGGCGGAAGCCCTGTGCGCGGCCCTGACGGAGGCCCGGGGCGAGAAGGCTCCCGTGGAGACGGCTTTGGCGCTGGCCTCCGGGCTGACGCACGATATCTGCAAGGGCGTGCATGGCCATGAGGCCGCCGGAGGGCGGCTGCTGGCTCGTCTGGGGCTGGCCCGCATGGCTGCCATCGTGGCGGCCCACAGGGATCAGAGCGTCCCGGCGGAAAAAAAACTGGGTGCGCACGAGCTGGTCTATCTGGCGGACAAATACTGCCGGGGCGGGATCTGGGTGCCGGTGGCGCAGCGTTTTGCCCAGAAACTGGAAGAATTCGGCGCTGATCCGGGCGCCCGGGCCGGTATCGAAGGGCGGCGCGACCGGGCACTGGCTCTGGAACGGCGGCTGGCCGTGGAGCTGGGCCGTGACCCCGCCCAGCTGGCACGGGAAGTGCTGGATACGGCGGACATCGGTACGCGCGCGCAGATGCTGGATGCCCGGCGCGCTCTCTGGACGCCGCTGTGCCCGCTGAGAGAGGATGCCTGA